From one Neovison vison isolate M4711 chromosome 1, ASM_NN_V1, whole genome shotgun sequence genomic stretch:
- the RAD1 gene encoding cell cycle checkpoint protein RAD1 translates to MPLLTPQIQDENDYSLVASLDNVRNLSTILKAIHFREHATCFATKNGIKVTVENAKCVQANAFIQAGIFQEFIVQEESVTFRINLTVLLDCLSIFGSSPMPGTLTALRMCYQGYGYPLMLFLEEGGVVTVCKINTQEPEETLDFDFCSTNVINKIILQSEGLREAFSELDMTSEVLQITMSPDKPYFRLSTFGNAGSSHLDYPKDSDLMESFHCNQTQVNRYKISLLKPSTKALVLSCKVSIRTDNRGFLSLQYMIRNEDGQICFVEYYCCPDEEVPESES, encoded by the exons ATGCCCCTCCTAACCCCACAGATCCAAGACGAGAATGACTACAGCTTAGTGGCCAGCCTTGACAACGTTAGGAATCTCTCCACTATCTTGAAGGCTATTCATTTCCGAGAGCATGCTACGTGCTTCGCTACTAAAAATGGAATCAAGGTTACAGTGGAAAATGCAAAGTGTGTGCAAGCAAATGCTTTCATTCAG GCTGGAATATTTCAAGAGTTTATAGTTCAGGAAGAGTCTGTTACTTTTCGAATAAATTTAACTGTCCTTTTAGACTGTTTATCAATTTTCGGATCAAGTCCTATGCCAG GGACTTTAACTGCACTTCGGATGTGTTACCAAGGTTATGGTTACCCTTTGATGCTATTTCTGGAAGAAGGCGGAGTGGTGACAGTCTGTAAAATCAATACTCAGGAGCCTGAGGAGACTCTGGATTTTGATTTCTGCAGCACCAATGTTATCAATAAGATTATTCTGCAGTCAGAGGGGCTCCGTGAAGCATTTTCTGAATTGGATATGACAAGTGAGGTGCTACAGATCACCATGTCTCCCGACAAGCCTTATTTCAG atTATCTACTTTTGGGAATGCAGGAAGCTCCCACCTTGATTatcccaaagattctgatttGATGGAATCATTTCATTGTAACCAGACCCAGGTCAACAG ATACAAGATTTCTTTACTGAAACCTTCTACAAAGGCCTTAGTCCTGTCTTGTAAGGTATCTATTCGAACAGATAACCGAGGATTCCTCTCATTACAGTATATGATTAGAAATGAAGACGGACAGATATGTTTTGTGGAATATTACTGCTGCCCTGACGAGGAAGTTCCAGAATCAGAGTCTTAA